The following coding sequences lie in one Miscanthus floridulus cultivar M001 chromosome 9, ASM1932011v1, whole genome shotgun sequence genomic window:
- the LOC136484176 gene encoding uncharacterized protein isoform X2: MLEELITALGLEAEDEDEVTDDKEATATSLSDRKLEDEGAVPRPRVMALYIDVDDIMDNNIGLHFGLGNHRSLQGQGIKAYIDCALCFPTEVESVEAELRNAIHIQQPNNPPTIELIRFREDKMANSDSQKLERQKRRAAGLCVRIGHQLGLHKAIYSEAVKMRELITKLNLNDDTKNKEQRFVEHFNAIQAHVEHELFQVEDIKAMEQALEILTVAYPRLAAMLDELRYTFSLQGAMPMPHVLNLNIRVFDIMVDKLVLDLGLLGKISSLRGIKAHVICQFCFPTEVEEVEAKLRQAVDIHHPNNPPTLEIIRYAEDRMVKSDSDSQMLLERQKWKRTRLVDRVIHQKHLYNTLIDKVIEIVEQKPNTTLSDAPKHKEQRFREHFNAIKDRVAHELLRVDENIPNPNLKRLTEEIEDTERALQILTVEYPRLAAMLEELITALGLEAEDEDEVTYDKEAPATSLSDRKVEDEGAVPRPRVMALYIDVDDVMDNNIGLHFGLGNHRSLQGQGIKAYIDCALCFPTELESVEAELRHAIHIQQPNNPPTIEIIRFREDKMVNSDSQMLERQKRRAARLCVRIGHQQDLHNAIYSEAESRCAS, translated from the exons ATGCTGGAGGAACTGATAACTGCACTCGGCTTGGAG gcagaggatgaggatgaggtcaCAGACGACAAGGAGGCCACGGCAACATCACTATCCGACAGAAAACTGGAGGATGAG GGAGCTGTGCCAAGGCCTCGAGTCATGGCCTTGTACATCGATGTGGATGATATAATGGACAACAACATCGGTCTCCACTTTGGATTAGGAAACCACCGGTCTCTCCAGGGACAGGGAATCAAGGCTTACATCGACTGTGCCCTTTGCTTCCCAACTGAAGTGGAGTCGGTGGAGGCTGAGTTGAGGAACGCCATCCATATCCAGCAACCCAACAACCCTCCAACCATTGAGCTCATAAGATTCCGTGAAGATAAAATGGCGAACTCTGATTCGCAGAAGTTGGAACGACAAAAGCGGAGG GCCGCAGGACTCTGCGTAAGAATTGGACATCAGCTAGGCCTTCATAAGGCAATTTATAGCGAGGCAGTCAAGATGCGCGAGCTGATAACGAAGTTGAATCTCAATGATGATACAAAGAATAAG GAGCAACGATTTGTTGAGCACTTCAATGCCATCCAAGCCCATGTGGAACATGAACTATTTCAG GTGGAGGATATCAAGGCTATGGAACAGGCATTGGAGATACTCACCGTCGCATATCCACGACTCGCTGCAATGCTGGACGAATTGAGATATACGTTCAGCCTGCAG GGAGCTATGCCAATGCCTCATGTCTTGAACCTGAACATCCGTGTGTTTGACATTATGGTCGACAAGCTGGTTCTTGACCTAGGATTATTAGGAAAGATCTCATCACTGAGGGGAATCAAGGCTCACGTCATCTGTCAGTTTTGCTTCCCAACGGAGGTGGAGGAAGTGGAGGCCAAGCTGAGGCAGGCGGTCGACATCCACCACCCTAACAACCCTCCGACGCTTGAGATCATAAGATATGCTGAAGATAGAATGGTAAAGTCTGATTCAGATTCGCAGATGTTGTTGGAACGACAAAAATGGAAG AGGACAAGACTCGTCGACAGAGTCATTCATCAGAAACACCTTTATAACACACTGATTGATAAGGTAATCGAGATTGTTGAGCAGAAACCCAATACGACTCTCAGCGATGCTCCAAAACATAAG GAGCAACGATTTCGTGAGCACTTCAATGCCATCAAAGACCGTGTGGCACATGAACTACTTCGGGTGGATGAAAATATACCTAATCCTAACCTCAAAAGATTG ACGGAAGAAATTGAGGATACGGAACGGGCGCTCCAGATACTTACGGTTGAATATCCACGGCTGGCTGCAATGCTGGAGGAACTGATAACTGCACTCGGCCTGGAG gcagaggatgaggatgaggtcaCATACGACAAGGAGGCCCCGGCAACCTCACTATCTGACAGAAAAGTGGAGGATGAG GGAGCTGTGCCAAGGCCTCGAGTCATGGCCTTGTACATCGATGTGGATGATGTAATGGACAACAACATCGGTCTCCACTTTGGATTAGGAAACCACCGGTCTCTCCAGGGACAGGGaatcaaagcttacatcgactGTGCCCTTTGCTTCCCAACTGAACTGGAGTCGGTGGAGGCTGAGTTGAGGCACGCCATCCATATCCAGCAACCCAACAACCCTCCAACCATTGAGATCATAAGATTCCGTGAAGATAAAATGGTGAACTCTGATTCGCAGATGTTGGAACGACAAAAGCGGAGG GCCGCAAGACTCTGCGTAAGAATTGGACATCAGCAAGACCTTCATAACGCAATTTATAGCGAGGCAGAGTCGAGATGCGCGAGCTGA
- the LOC136484176 gene encoding uncharacterized protein isoform X3 encodes MLEELITALGLEAEDEDEVTDDKEATATSLSDRKLEDEGAVPRPRVMALYIDVDDIMDNNIGLHFGLGNHRSLQGQGIKAYIDCALCFPTEVESVEAELRNAIHIQQPNNPPTIELIRFREDKMANSDSQKLERQKRRAAGLCVRIGHQLGLHKAIYSEAVKMRELITKLNLNDDTKNKVEDIKAMEQALEILTVAYPRLAAMLDELRYTFSLQGAMPMPHVLNLNIRVFDIMVDKLVLDLGLLGKISSLRGIKAHVICQFCFPTEVEEVEAKLRQAVDIHHPNNPPTLEIIRYAEDRMVKSDSDSQMLLERQKWKRTRLVDRVIHQKHLYNTLIDKVIEIVEQKPNTTLSDAPKHKEQRFREHFNAIKDRVAHELLRVDENIPNPNLKRLTEEIEDTERALQILTVEYPRLAAMLEELITALGLEAEDEDEVTYDKEAPATSLSDRKVEDEGAVPRPRVMALYIDVDDVMDNNIGLHFGLGNHRSLQGQGIKAYIDCALCFPTELESVEAELRHAIHIQQPNNPPTIEIIRFREDKMVNSDSQMLERQKRRAARLCVRIGHQQDLHNAIYSEAESRCAS; translated from the exons ATGCTGGAGGAACTGATAACTGCACTCGGCTTGGAG gcagaggatgaggatgaggtcaCAGACGACAAGGAGGCCACGGCAACATCACTATCCGACAGAAAACTGGAGGATGAG GGAGCTGTGCCAAGGCCTCGAGTCATGGCCTTGTACATCGATGTGGATGATATAATGGACAACAACATCGGTCTCCACTTTGGATTAGGAAACCACCGGTCTCTCCAGGGACAGGGAATCAAGGCTTACATCGACTGTGCCCTTTGCTTCCCAACTGAAGTGGAGTCGGTGGAGGCTGAGTTGAGGAACGCCATCCATATCCAGCAACCCAACAACCCTCCAACCATTGAGCTCATAAGATTCCGTGAAGATAAAATGGCGAACTCTGATTCGCAGAAGTTGGAACGACAAAAGCGGAGG GCCGCAGGACTCTGCGTAAGAATTGGACATCAGCTAGGCCTTCATAAGGCAATTTATAGCGAGGCAGTCAAGATGCGCGAGCTGATAACGAAGTTGAATCTCAATGATGATACAAAGAATAAG GTGGAGGATATCAAGGCTATGGAACAGGCATTGGAGATACTCACCGTCGCATATCCACGACTCGCTGCAATGCTGGACGAATTGAGATATACGTTCAGCCTGCAG GGAGCTATGCCAATGCCTCATGTCTTGAACCTGAACATCCGTGTGTTTGACATTATGGTCGACAAGCTGGTTCTTGACCTAGGATTATTAGGAAAGATCTCATCACTGAGGGGAATCAAGGCTCACGTCATCTGTCAGTTTTGCTTCCCAACGGAGGTGGAGGAAGTGGAGGCCAAGCTGAGGCAGGCGGTCGACATCCACCACCCTAACAACCCTCCGACGCTTGAGATCATAAGATATGCTGAAGATAGAATGGTAAAGTCTGATTCAGATTCGCAGATGTTGTTGGAACGACAAAAATGGAAG AGGACAAGACTCGTCGACAGAGTCATTCATCAGAAACACCTTTATAACACACTGATTGATAAGGTAATCGAGATTGTTGAGCAGAAACCCAATACGACTCTCAGCGATGCTCCAAAACATAAG GAGCAACGATTTCGTGAGCACTTCAATGCCATCAAAGACCGTGTGGCACATGAACTACTTCGGGTGGATGAAAATATACCTAATCCTAACCTCAAAAGATTG ACGGAAGAAATTGAGGATACGGAACGGGCGCTCCAGATACTTACGGTTGAATATCCACGGCTGGCTGCAATGCTGGAGGAACTGATAACTGCACTCGGCCTGGAG gcagaggatgaggatgaggtcaCATACGACAAGGAGGCCCCGGCAACCTCACTATCTGACAGAAAAGTGGAGGATGAG GGAGCTGTGCCAAGGCCTCGAGTCATGGCCTTGTACATCGATGTGGATGATGTAATGGACAACAACATCGGTCTCCACTTTGGATTAGGAAACCACCGGTCTCTCCAGGGACAGGGaatcaaagcttacatcgactGTGCCCTTTGCTTCCCAACTGAACTGGAGTCGGTGGAGGCTGAGTTGAGGCACGCCATCCATATCCAGCAACCCAACAACCCTCCAACCATTGAGATCATAAGATTCCGTGAAGATAAAATGGTGAACTCTGATTCGCAGATGTTGGAACGACAAAAGCGGAGG GCCGCAAGACTCTGCGTAAGAATTGGACATCAGCAAGACCTTCATAACGCAATTTATAGCGAGGCAGAGTCGAGATGCGCGAGCTGA
- the LOC136484176 gene encoding uncharacterized protein isoform X1, with product MLEELITALGLEAEDEDEVTDDKEATATSLSDRKLEDEGAVPRPRVMALYIDVDDIMDNNIGLHFGLGNHRSLQGQGIKAYIDCALCFPTEVESVEAELRNAIHIQQPNNPPTIELIRFREDKMANSDSQKLERQKRRAAGLCVRIGHQLGLHKAIYSEAVKMRELITKLNLNDDTKNKEQRFVEHFNAIQAHVEHELFQVDENIPNPDLKRVVEDIKAMEQALEILTVAYPRLAAMLDELRYTFSLQGAMPMPHVLNLNIRVFDIMVDKLVLDLGLLGKISSLRGIKAHVICQFCFPTEVEEVEAKLRQAVDIHHPNNPPTLEIIRYAEDRMVKSDSDSQMLLERQKWKRTRLVDRVIHQKHLYNTLIDKVIEIVEQKPNTTLSDAPKHKEQRFREHFNAIKDRVAHELLRVDENIPNPNLKRLTEEIEDTERALQILTVEYPRLAAMLEELITALGLEAEDEDEVTYDKEAPATSLSDRKVEDEGAVPRPRVMALYIDVDDVMDNNIGLHFGLGNHRSLQGQGIKAYIDCALCFPTELESVEAELRHAIHIQQPNNPPTIEIIRFREDKMVNSDSQMLERQKRRAARLCVRIGHQQDLHNAIYSEAESRCAS from the exons ATGCTGGAGGAACTGATAACTGCACTCGGCTTGGAG gcagaggatgaggatgaggtcaCAGACGACAAGGAGGCCACGGCAACATCACTATCCGACAGAAAACTGGAGGATGAG GGAGCTGTGCCAAGGCCTCGAGTCATGGCCTTGTACATCGATGTGGATGATATAATGGACAACAACATCGGTCTCCACTTTGGATTAGGAAACCACCGGTCTCTCCAGGGACAGGGAATCAAGGCTTACATCGACTGTGCCCTTTGCTTCCCAACTGAAGTGGAGTCGGTGGAGGCTGAGTTGAGGAACGCCATCCATATCCAGCAACCCAACAACCCTCCAACCATTGAGCTCATAAGATTCCGTGAAGATAAAATGGCGAACTCTGATTCGCAGAAGTTGGAACGACAAAAGCGGAGG GCCGCAGGACTCTGCGTAAGAATTGGACATCAGCTAGGCCTTCATAAGGCAATTTATAGCGAGGCAGTCAAGATGCGCGAGCTGATAACGAAGTTGAATCTCAATGATGATACAAAGAATAAG GAGCAACGATTTGTTGAGCACTTCAATGCCATCCAAGCCCATGTGGAACATGAACTATTTCAGGTGGATGAAAATATACCTAATCCTGACCTCAAACGAGTG GTGGAGGATATCAAGGCTATGGAACAGGCATTGGAGATACTCACCGTCGCATATCCACGACTCGCTGCAATGCTGGACGAATTGAGATATACGTTCAGCCTGCAG GGAGCTATGCCAATGCCTCATGTCTTGAACCTGAACATCCGTGTGTTTGACATTATGGTCGACAAGCTGGTTCTTGACCTAGGATTATTAGGAAAGATCTCATCACTGAGGGGAATCAAGGCTCACGTCATCTGTCAGTTTTGCTTCCCAACGGAGGTGGAGGAAGTGGAGGCCAAGCTGAGGCAGGCGGTCGACATCCACCACCCTAACAACCCTCCGACGCTTGAGATCATAAGATATGCTGAAGATAGAATGGTAAAGTCTGATTCAGATTCGCAGATGTTGTTGGAACGACAAAAATGGAAG AGGACAAGACTCGTCGACAGAGTCATTCATCAGAAACACCTTTATAACACACTGATTGATAAGGTAATCGAGATTGTTGAGCAGAAACCCAATACGACTCTCAGCGATGCTCCAAAACATAAG GAGCAACGATTTCGTGAGCACTTCAATGCCATCAAAGACCGTGTGGCACATGAACTACTTCGGGTGGATGAAAATATACCTAATCCTAACCTCAAAAGATTG ACGGAAGAAATTGAGGATACGGAACGGGCGCTCCAGATACTTACGGTTGAATATCCACGGCTGGCTGCAATGCTGGAGGAACTGATAACTGCACTCGGCCTGGAG gcagaggatgaggatgaggtcaCATACGACAAGGAGGCCCCGGCAACCTCACTATCTGACAGAAAAGTGGAGGATGAG GGAGCTGTGCCAAGGCCTCGAGTCATGGCCTTGTACATCGATGTGGATGATGTAATGGACAACAACATCGGTCTCCACTTTGGATTAGGAAACCACCGGTCTCTCCAGGGACAGGGaatcaaagcttacatcgactGTGCCCTTTGCTTCCCAACTGAACTGGAGTCGGTGGAGGCTGAGTTGAGGCACGCCATCCATATCCAGCAACCCAACAACCCTCCAACCATTGAGATCATAAGATTCCGTGAAGATAAAATGGTGAACTCTGATTCGCAGATGTTGGAACGACAAAAGCGGAGG GCCGCAAGACTCTGCGTAAGAATTGGACATCAGCAAGACCTTCATAACGCAATTTATAGCGAGGCAGAGTCGAGATGCGCGAGCTGA